A window of Longispora fulva contains these coding sequences:
- a CDS encoding polymorphic toxin-type HINT domain-containing protein translates to MRSTRADRPTPQTEAERPPAARRPASHWHLLQRLAGNTAVTGLLDGGPSPHLTAAPTPPDPRHPTPRPATQAPPTPLPPPPRPERSPVAAPTRPPRPPAPDVDSAPLLEDARQAAGAAGEREAQARADFQTAAADARSAVTALPAPAEPPQARNAAARALVQAVLAAGTAGTARLGAASGAAIAAIGETTQAEAGQIGQAARQQVERVDEHTRQAHDQVTAGGRAQAAALRAGQAAAGGRLGKWRQGEKDRVSTAVATHAGDIRAAGAESRAQIAAGAEAAVTSATAALSSGADRAGQLGGAGGSEPVDKGKAQVADRASGDARDQLRRASGEATAGLRGRAAESDREVSRGTDRMAAQVEAELPGATSTIDGAATDTSTEVGRTTTEATASVAEHVTRASGQISRAGSAAATAASTRATLDRAQLLDAGAQAATALRTRVAEAAAAAHDQITEIAGQAAAIPLDERAAAAATGEVQTVIGAEFDTAATGLARVSDAVGGELAGAAGQSRAALAEAPARAAGVLSRAAAMTVGDLADGTARVTSGVEAMVSGTTTGGTAAVTAAGQRLTDAAGEARTGLTAAAGTARQDLAAPAEQTRVNTEEALAGVGERISRGQQQVADRGSAVQRTAQRVVQRSILGSIGDWFARQWDDIKEMLGNWGFWAGLLVTLVLFPFIGPAALVVGGAVGGAVSGIQQNVKSGRDWYDWRNITRGALIGAAAGAAFALGGVALAAFGLEGAALVAGEMVLAGGIGAIINVVNGEPWDKGLLGNIMLVGLFRGMGKLFPGLFGGGRVPVEEGAPGGGRPPVEEGDPVPVPDELPEGCFVPGTLVLTPDGPVPIERLVPGDKVIGAEPGGEPGPRLVAAVMAHTVPWVLDLSVAGQVIGCSPEHPFWVEGVGWTPAGRLTADCVLITAGGQAVPLAKVAPRPRGSWRVHNLTVAGSHTYFVTEAAVLVHNKARRARPPSADLQAAKAGEVAELESLKTRARQARQGAEELPEDTPNRDAAVRELRDIEHELRELQVDADGAQSTESLGETTAARGQIEGRVAELEGQLPRRPQPVEQPPPGRQAAETYPTVEAAIGQVEGRAQVVQTVETANPDLRAQGFTKTVYVVDSNGTQWTVHHNPRTGRFFGAHHSSSN, encoded by the coding sequence ATGCGTTCGACCCGCGCAGACCGGCCCACTCCGCAGACCGAGGCCGAGCGGCCGCCCGCGGCCCGCCGCCCCGCCTCCCACTGGCACCTCCTCCAGCGCCTGGCCGGCAACACCGCCGTGACCGGTCTGCTCGACGGCGGCCCGTCGCCGCACCTGACCGCCGCGCCCACGCCGCCGGACCCGCGGCACCCGACGCCCCGACCCGCGACACAGGCTCCGCCGACCCCGCTGCCGCCGCCGCCACGGCCGGAGCGGTCACCCGTCGCCGCACCGACCCGACCCCCGCGTCCGCCGGCGCCGGACGTCGACAGTGCACCGCTGCTCGAGGATGCCCGGCAGGCCGCCGGCGCGGCGGGTGAGCGCGAAGCCCAGGCCCGTGCCGACTTCCAGACCGCAGCCGCCGACGCCCGGTCGGCCGTCACAGCGCTGCCGGCGCCAGCCGAGCCACCACAGGCGCGCAACGCCGCGGCGCGGGCACTCGTCCAGGCCGTTCTCGCCGCCGGCACGGCCGGCACCGCCCGGCTGGGCGCCGCCTCCGGAGCTGCGATCGCCGCGATCGGTGAAACCACCCAGGCCGAGGCCGGCCAGATCGGCCAGGCGGCGCGGCAGCAGGTCGAGCGCGTGGACGAGCACACCCGGCAGGCCCACGACCAGGTGACCGCCGGCGGACGCGCCCAGGCCGCAGCACTCCGGGCAGGCCAGGCGGCGGCGGGCGGCCGGCTCGGGAAATGGCGGCAGGGCGAGAAGGACCGGGTCAGCACGGCGGTCGCCACCCACGCCGGCGACATCCGGGCCGCCGGGGCCGAGAGTCGCGCACAGATCGCCGCCGGCGCCGAGGCTGCCGTCACGTCGGCGACCGCCGCCCTGTCCTCCGGGGCCGACCGGGCGGGACAGCTCGGCGGTGCCGGCGGCTCCGAGCCGGTCGACAAGGGCAAGGCCCAGGTGGCCGACCGGGCGTCCGGGGACGCGCGTGACCAGCTACGTCGGGCGTCCGGCGAGGCGACCGCGGGGCTGCGCGGCCGGGCGGCGGAGAGTGACCGCGAGGTCAGCCGGGGCACGGACCGGATGGCCGCCCAGGTCGAGGCCGAACTGCCCGGCGCCACGTCGACGATCGACGGTGCCGCCACCGACACCTCCACAGAGGTGGGCCGGACCACCACGGAGGCCACCGCCTCGGTCGCCGAGCACGTCACCCGGGCATCCGGGCAGATCAGCCGGGCGGGCTCGGCCGCGGCCACCGCCGCCAGTACCCGGGCGACCCTGGACCGGGCCCAACTGCTCGACGCCGGCGCGCAGGCCGCGACGGCGCTGCGGACCCGGGTCGCCGAGGCCGCCGCCGCCGCTCACGACCAGATCACCGAGATCGCCGGGCAGGCCGCGGCGATCCCGCTCGACGAGCGGGCCGCCGCCGCCGCGACGGGCGAGGTCCAGACGGTGATCGGCGCGGAGTTCGACACCGCCGCGACCGGCCTCGCCCGGGTGTCCGACGCCGTCGGCGGGGAGCTCGCCGGCGCGGCCGGACAGTCCCGGGCCGCACTGGCCGAGGCTCCGGCGCGTGCCGCCGGCGTGCTGTCCCGGGCCGCCGCGATGACCGTCGGCGACCTCGCGGACGGCACGGCGCGGGTCACCAGCGGCGTCGAGGCCATGGTGTCCGGGACGACCACCGGCGGGACGGCGGCGGTGACAGCGGCGGGTCAGCGGCTCACCGACGCGGCGGGCGAGGCACGCACCGGTCTGACGGCGGCGGCCGGCACCGCCCGCCAAGATCTCGCCGCGCCCGCCGAGCAGACCCGGGTCAACACCGAGGAGGCCCTGGCCGGCGTCGGCGAACGGATCAGCCGCGGCCAGCAGCAGGTGGCCGATCGGGGCTCGGCGGTGCAGCGGACCGCGCAGCGCGTCGTGCAGCGCTCGATCCTCGGCTCCATCGGCGACTGGTTCGCCCGGCAGTGGGACGACATCAAGGAGATGCTCGGCAACTGGGGCTTCTGGGCCGGACTGCTGGTCACCCTGGTGCTCTTCCCGTTCATCGGTCCGGCGGCGCTCGTCGTCGGCGGCGCTGTGGGCGGCGCGGTCAGCGGAATCCAGCAGAACGTCAAGAGCGGCCGCGACTGGTACGACTGGCGCAACATCACCCGAGGCGCGCTGATCGGGGCGGCGGCTGGCGCGGCGTTCGCCCTCGGTGGCGTCGCGCTGGCGGCGTTCGGGCTGGAGGGCGCCGCGCTCGTCGCCGGTGAGATGGTGCTCGCGGGCGGGATCGGCGCGATCATCAACGTGGTCAACGGCGAGCCGTGGGACAAGGGCCTGCTCGGCAACATCATGCTCGTCGGGCTGTTCCGGGGCATGGGCAAGCTGTTCCCCGGTCTGTTCGGTGGTGGTCGTGTGCCCGTCGAGGAGGGCGCGCCGGGTGGCGGCCGGCCCCCCGTCGAGGAGGGCGACCCGGTGCCCGTGCCGGACGAGCTGCCCGAAGGCTGCTTCGTGCCCGGCACCCTGGTGCTCACTCCCGACGGGCCGGTGCCGATCGAGCGGCTAGTCCCCGGCGACAAGGTCATCGGCGCGGAGCCGGGCGGCGAGCCCGGGCCGCGGCTCGTCGCCGCCGTCATGGCGCACACCGTGCCCTGGGTCCTCGACCTGAGCGTTGCCGGACAGGTGATCGGTTGCAGTCCCGAGCACCCGTTCTGGGTGGAGGGCGTCGGGTGGACCCCTGCAGGCCGCCTGACCGCGGACTGCGTGCTGATCACCGCGGGCGGCCAGGCGGTGCCACTGGCCAAGGTGGCTCCTCGACCGCGCGGTTCCTGGCGGGTGCACAACCTCACTGTCGCCGGCAGCCACACCTACTTCGTGACCGAGGCCGCCGTACTGGTGCACAACAAGGCGCGCCGGGCCAGACCCCCGTCGGCGGACCTGCAGGCCGCCAAGGCCGGCGAGGTCGCCGAACTCGAGAGCCTCAAAACCCGGGCCCGCCAGGCCCGCCAGGGGGCCGAGGAGCTGCCGGAGGACACGCCCAACCGGGACGCCGCCGTCCGCGAGCTGCGCGATATCGAGCACGAACTCAGGGAACTGCAGGTGGATGCCGACGGCGCGCAGAGCACCGAGTCTCTCGGCGAGACCACCGCCGCCCGGGGGCAGATCGAGGGCAGGGTGGCCGAGTTGGAAGGCCAGCTGCCGCGCCGGCCGCAGCCAGTCGAGCAGCCCCCGCCCGGCCGGCAGGCCGCCGAGACCTACCCGACCGTGGAGGCCGCGATCGGCCAGGTCGAGGGGCGGGCCCAGGTGGTGCAGACCGTGGAGACCGCCAATCCCGATCTGCGGGCCCAGGGCTTCACGAAGACGGTGTACGTCGTGGACTCCAACGGCACCCAGTGGACGGTGCACCACAACCCGCGTACCGGTCGCTTCTTCGGCGCGCACCACTCGTCCTCGAACTGA
- a CDS encoding ABC transporter substrate-binding protein, translating to MILRRSGPAITALSALALLAGCTTTRQDSPDTFDGEIVVGVDLELTGPAAEIGTVNLRALQITADRINETGVKVGAKHMRIRLAVRDNGSDPTRAAQEARNLADDDHAAAIIGAGTTPVSLGIIGATEALRVPTVSLGASDALVTPLAERRYTFKVAPNAGDVAEAVVDNARRLGARRVGVLTASSAYGDLVTRALTPAITARAAEGMRIVRTERFAEDGTDVADRWAAVLAANPDTVVIGALMPGAGRAIAAVRASGFTGKVFLDPTAGADNLLAGQNRADAEGMYMVHPAVLDPYAIANSQTAIAQHQFRKKYVEKYDYFSGLAPNAYDALYLVTEAIASAGGTERDRIRDMLEHTTYYGIAGNYSFTSSNHGGMRPDTLALFVVRNGGWARAI from the coding sequence ATGATCTTACGCAGAAGTGGCCCGGCGATCACCGCGCTGAGTGCGCTCGCCCTACTGGCGGGATGCACGACCACCCGGCAGGACTCACCGGACACCTTCGACGGCGAGATCGTCGTCGGCGTGGACCTGGAGCTGACCGGACCGGCGGCGGAGATCGGCACCGTGAACCTGCGCGCGCTCCAGATCACGGCCGACCGGATCAACGAGACCGGCGTCAAGGTCGGCGCGAAACACATGCGGATCCGGCTCGCCGTGCGGGACAACGGCAGCGACCCGACCAGGGCCGCGCAGGAGGCCAGGAACCTCGCCGACGACGACCACGCGGCCGCGATCATCGGCGCGGGCACCACCCCGGTCTCCCTCGGGATCATCGGTGCCACCGAGGCGCTGCGGGTGCCCACGGTGTCCCTGGGCGCGAGCGACGCGCTCGTGACGCCGCTGGCCGAACGCCGGTACACCTTCAAGGTCGCCCCCAACGCCGGCGACGTCGCCGAGGCCGTCGTCGACAACGCCCGCCGGCTAGGCGCCCGCCGGGTCGGGGTCCTGACCGCGTCCAGCGCCTACGGCGACCTCGTCACCAGGGCACTGACGCCGGCGATCACGGCCCGCGCCGCCGAGGGGATGCGCATCGTGCGCACCGAGCGGTTCGCCGAGGACGGCACCGACGTCGCCGACCGGTGGGCGGCGGTGCTCGCGGCCAACCCCGACACGGTTGTCATCGGCGCGCTGATGCCCGGCGCGGGGCGCGCGATCGCCGCCGTGCGGGCCTCGGGCTTCACCGGGAAGGTGTTCCTCGACCCCACGGCCGGGGCGGACAACCTCCTCGCCGGCCAGAACCGGGCGGACGCCGAGGGGATGTACATGGTGCACCCCGCCGTCCTGGACCCCTACGCGATCGCCAACAGCCAGACCGCGATCGCGCAGCACCAGTTCCGCAAGAAGTACGTGGAGAAGTACGACTACTTCTCCGGCCTCGCGCCGAACGCGTACGACGCGCTCTACCTCGTCACCGAGGCGATCGCCTCCGCCGGCGGGACCGAGCGCGACAGGATCCGGGACATGCTCGAACACACCACCTACTACGGCATCGCCGGCAACTACTCGTTCACGTCGTCCAACCACGGCGGGATGCGCCCGGACACCCTCGCCCTGTTCGTGGTGCGCAACGGCGGCTGGGCCCGGGCGATCTGA